From one Streptococcus oralis genomic stretch:
- a CDS encoding NAD(P)H-hydrate dehydratase, giving the protein MKVIDQTLLEKVIIERSRTSHKGDYGRLLLLGGTYPYGGAIIMAALAAVKSGAGLVTVGTDRENILALHSHLPEAMAFSLQDQQLLKEQLEKAEVVLLGPGLREDAFGEELVRRFFDSLRKDQILIADGGALGILAKAHLTFPSSQLILTPHQKEWERLSGIVLDHQNTEATARALSAFPQRTILVEKGSATRIWKAGQSEYYQLQVGGPYQATGGMGDTLAGMIAGFAGQFHQVSLYERVVAATHLHSAIAQELAQENYLVLPTEISKALPKTMKKISQKGS; this is encoded by the coding sequence ATGAAAGTGATTGATCAAACTTTATTAGAAAAAGTTATTATTGAACGTTCTCGTACCAGTCATAAAGGAGACTATGGCCGTCTGCTCTTGCTTGGTGGGACCTATCCTTATGGTGGAGCCATCATCATGGCTGCCTTGGCAGCTGTCAAAAGCGGGGCAGGTTTGGTGACCGTTGGAACAGATAGGGAAAATATCCTTGCTCTACACAGTCATTTACCTGAGGCCATGGCATTTTCTCTTCAAGATCAGCAATTGTTAAAAGAGCAGTTGGAAAAGGCAGAAGTTGTCTTGCTAGGTCCGGGTTTGCGAGAGGATGCATTCGGAGAAGAACTCGTAAGAAGGTTCTTTGACAGCCTTAGAAAAGACCAGATTTTGATTGCAGATGGCGGTGCTTTGGGCATCTTAGCAAAAGCTCATTTGACATTCCCATCTAGTCAGCTCATCCTAACTCCCCACCAAAAGGAATGGGAAAGACTGTCTGGTATAGTTCTTGACCATCAAAATACAGAGGCGACTGCTAGGGCTCTTTCTGCTTTTCCTCAAAGGACGATTCTAGTCGAGAAGGGTTCAGCGACTCGTATCTGGAAAGCTGGTCAGTCTGAATATTATCAGTTACAGGTTGGAGGTCCCTATCAAGCAACTGGTGGGATGGGAGATACTCTGGCTGGGATGATTGCAGGTTTTGCAGGTCAGTTTCACCAAGTCAGTCTCTATGAGAGAGTGGTGGCAGCAACTCACCTTCATTCAGCTATTGCGCAAGAACTAGCTCAAGAAAACTACCTTGTCTTGCCTACCGAAATTAGTAAAGCTCTTCCGAAAACAATGAAAAAAATATCTCAAAAAGGCAGCTAA
- a CDS encoding amino acid ABC transporter ATP-binding protein: MTETLIKIEELHKSFGKNEVLKGINLEIKRGEVVVIIGPSGSGKSTLLRSMNLLEEASKGKVIFEGVDITDKKNDLFAMREKMGMVFQQFNLFPNMTVMENITLSPIKTKGESKEVAEKRAQELLEKVGLPDKATAYPQSLSGGQQQRIAIARGLAMEPDVLLFDEPTSALDPEMVGEVLAVMQDLAKSGMTMVIVTHEMGFAREVADRVIFMADGVVVEDGTPEQVFEQTQEQRTKDFLSKVL, from the coding sequence ATGACAGAAACCTTGATTAAAATTGAAGAACTACATAAGTCTTTTGGGAAAAATGAAGTTTTAAAAGGCATCAATCTTGAGATTAAACGTGGAGAAGTTGTGGTCATTATTGGTCCGTCAGGGAGCGGGAAATCAACCCTCCTTCGTTCGATGAATCTCCTTGAAGAAGCAAGTAAAGGTAAGGTTATCTTTGAAGGAGTTGATATCACAGATAAGAAAAATGACCTTTTTGCCATGCGTGAAAAGATGGGCATGGTATTCCAACAATTCAACCTCTTTCCCAATATGACAGTGATGGAAAATATCACTTTGTCACCAATTAAAACCAAAGGTGAAAGCAAGGAAGTTGCGGAGAAAAGAGCACAGGAACTGTTAGAAAAAGTTGGCTTGCCAGATAAGGCGACGGCTTATCCACAGAGTTTGTCAGGTGGTCAGCAGCAACGGATTGCCATTGCACGTGGACTTGCTATGGAACCAGATGTTTTGCTCTTTGATGAGCCGACTTCAGCCCTAGACCCTGAGATGGTTGGAGAAGTTCTAGCTGTTATGCAAGACCTCGCTAAATCAGGGATGACCATGGTGATTGTGACTCATGAAATGGGCTTTGCGCGTGAGGTAGCAGACCGTGTTATCTTTATGGCGGATGGGGTTGTTGTCGAAGATGGAACGCCAGAGCAAGTCTTTGAACAAACCCAAGAACAAAGAACCAAAGATTTCTTGAGTAAGGTTTTGTAA
- a CDS encoding bifunctional methylenetetrahydrofolate dehydrogenase/methenyltetrahydrofolate cyclohydrolase, producing MAQIIDGKALAAKLQGQLAEKTAKLKEETGLVPGLVVILVGDNPASQVYVRNKERSALAAGFRSEVVRVPEAITQAELLDLIAKYNQDPAWHGILVQLPLPKHIDEEAVLLAIDPEKDVDGFHPLNMGRLWSGHPVMIPSTPAGIMEMFHEYGIDLEGKNAVVIGRSNIVGKPMAQLLLAKNATVTLTHSRTHHLAKVAAKADILVVAIGRAKFVTADFVKPGAVVIDVGMNRDENGKLCGDVDYDAVAPLASHITPVPGGVGPMTITMLMEQTYQAALRTLNKD from the coding sequence ATGGCTCAGATTATTGATGGGAAGGCTCTTGCGGCTAAGTTACAAGGACAGTTGGCTGAAAAGACGGCCAAACTAAAAGAAGAAACAGGTCTAGTTCCAGGATTGGTAGTGATTTTGGTGGGGGACAATCCTGCCAGCCAAGTCTACGTTCGCAATAAGGAACGGTCAGCTCTCGCTGCTGGCTTCCGTAGTGAAGTAGTGCGAGTTCCAGAGGCCATTACCCAGGCGGAATTGTTAGACTTGATTGCCAAATACAATCAAGATCCAGCTTGGCATGGGATTTTGGTTCAATTACCTTTGCCAAAACATATTGACGAAGAGGCAGTTTTATTAGCTATTGACCCCGAAAAAGATGTGGATGGTTTCCATCCCCTAAACATGGGGCGTCTCTGGTCTGGTCATCCAGTTATGATTCCTTCGACACCTGCAGGAATTATGGAGATGTTTCATGAATATGGGATTGATCTAGAAGGTAAAAATGCGGTTGTTATCGGTCGCTCAAATATCGTTGGGAAACCAATGGCTCAGCTTCTTTTGGCTAAGAATGCGACTGTGACCTTGACCCACTCACGCACCCATCATCTTGCCAAGGTGGCTGCTAAGGCGGATATTCTTGTCGTTGCAATCGGTCGTGCTAAGTTTGTGACAGCTGACTTTGTCAAACCGGGAGCGGTTGTCATTGATGTTGGGATGAACCGAGATGAAAATGGCAAGCTTTGTGGAGATGTTGATTATGATGCTGTTGCACCACTTGCTAGCCACATCACACCTGTACCGGGTGGAGTTGGTCCTATGACGATTACCATGCTAATGGAGCAAACCTATCAGGCAGCGCTTCGAACACTAAATAAGGACTAG
- a CDS encoding HAD hydrolase family protein, translating into MKFVFDLDGTLSFDYMTIDEEIQQVLLKAEDYGHELVFASARSYRDCLGLLGPELSQRLVIGLNGGVAYHLGKAIFERNLDARVYHALVDYCQTYNLPFFADDCFDYSGQIVEKIPFISSVDPLKVARHQKLEDLGTPIKVVVYMGDHEELLDDLLGQLERLGQAHLSYHAHEKCLYVNPLDTHKATTVEKLCGENFIAFGNDQNDIELFKTSLYSVQIGDFAGLTPYADDTLEIKGAPSPAVAAKILQTFAEFKGK; encoded by the coding sequence ATGAAATTCGTATTTGACCTGGATGGAACGCTATCTTTTGACTACATGACCATAGATGAGGAGATTCAGCAGGTTCTTTTAAAGGCTGAAGATTATGGGCATGAGCTTGTGTTTGCCTCGGCTCGCTCTTATCGGGATTGCTTGGGTTTATTAGGCCCTGAACTCAGTCAGCGCTTGGTCATAGGTTTGAATGGTGGCGTAGCCTATCATTTGGGGAAGGCTATCTTCGAAAGGAATCTCGATGCTAGAGTTTATCATGCGCTAGTGGATTATTGCCAGACTTATAATCTCCCTTTTTTTGCAGATGATTGCTTTGACTATAGTGGACAGATTGTAGAGAAGATTCCATTTATTTCCAGTGTGGATCCCCTAAAGGTAGCTCGTCATCAGAAACTCGAGGACTTAGGTACTCCGATTAAGGTAGTCGTTTATATGGGTGACCATGAGGAGTTGCTTGATGATCTGCTTGGTCAGCTAGAAAGACTAGGACAGGCTCATCTCTCCTATCATGCGCATGAAAAGTGCCTTTATGTTAATCCCTTGGATACTCATAAGGCGACAACTGTTGAAAAGTTATGCGGGGAGAACTTCATCGCTTTTGGAAATGACCAAAACGATATTGAACTATTTAAAACATCGCTCTATTCTGTCCAGATAGGAGATTTTGCTGGCCTTACTCCATATGCAGATGACACGTTAGAGATAAAAGGAGCTCCTTCTCCAGCAGTGGCAGCTAAAATCTTACAGACCTTTGCGGAATTTAAGGGAAAATAG
- a CDS encoding GyrI-like domain-containing protein, whose translation MKYEWRKEAKNLYQVKARPSILQVPGQSYIVIDGKGDPNQEDFSERVGALYALAYAIKMKYKKAPLDEVYTDFTVFPLEGVWKKEKEGELVKSELSYSIMIGQPDFITRELFEVALNEVKIKKPNPLYEAIRFEMIEEGQILAMLHVGPFDTENETFAEMEHFCQLHKLKRTSEVHREIYLNNLHRTEPSKLKTILRYQVQEEN comes from the coding sequence ATGAAATACGAATGGAGAAAAGAAGCAAAAAATCTTTATCAAGTGAAAGCTAGGCCCAGCATCTTGCAGGTGCCAGGTCAATCCTATATCGTGATTGATGGTAAAGGTGATCCAAATCAAGAAGATTTTTCAGAACGCGTAGGGGCCTTATATGCCTTAGCCTATGCGATAAAGATGAAGTATAAAAAAGCTCCTCTGGATGAGGTTTACACGGATTTTACAGTCTTTCCTTTAGAAGGTGTATGGAAAAAGGAGAAGGAGGGAGAACTGGTAAAAAGTGAGCTTTCTTATAGCATTATGATTGGGCAACCCGATTTTATTACGCGAGAACTATTTGAGGTAGCTCTGAACGAGGTCAAAATCAAGAAGCCAAATCCTCTCTATGAGGCTATTCGTTTTGAAATGATAGAAGAAGGCCAAATCCTTGCTATGCTTCATGTAGGACCTTTTGATACTGAAAATGAGACTTTTGCAGAGATGGAGCATTTTTGTCAACTTCATAAACTCAAAAGAACTTCGGAAGTCCACCGAGAAATTTATCTCAATAACCTTCATCGAACGGAGCCAAGCAAATTAAAAACAATTCTTCGCTATCAAGTTCAAGAAGAGAATTAA
- a CDS encoding TfoX/Sxy family protein gives MASSKEYLDFILEQLSELEEMSYRPMMGEYILYYRGKIIGGIYDNRLLLKPVKVVMDQLGQTRLERPYEGAKEMILIEDIEDKSFLMKLIKEMYEVLPAPKVKKKA, from the coding sequence ATGGCTTCCAGTAAAGAATATTTAGATTTTATTCTCGAACAGCTATCAGAGCTAGAGGAGATGAGTTATCGTCCAATGATGGGAGAGTATATCCTTTATTATCGTGGGAAGATTATTGGAGGAATTTATGATAATCGTTTGTTACTGAAGCCTGTGAAGGTGGTCATGGATCAACTGGGACAGACTAGGCTTGAACGTCCTTATGAAGGAGCTAAGGAGATGATTTTGATAGAAGACATTGAAGATAAATCATTTCTAATGAAATTAATTAAGGAGATGTATGAAGTCTTACCGGCTCCAAAAGTCAAAAAGAAAGCATGA
- a CDS encoding ATP-dependent Clp protease ATP-binding subunit: MLCQNCKINDSTIHLYTNINGQQKQIDLCQNCYKIIKTDPNNTLFKGMTDLNNHDFDPFGDFFNDLNNFKPSSNNVPPTQSGGGYGGNGGYGPQNRGPLQTPPSQEKGLLEEYGINITEIARRGDIDPVIGRDEEIIRVIEILNRRTKNNPVLIGEPGVGKTAVVEGLAQKIVDGDVPYKLQGKQVIRLDVVSLVQGTGIRGQFEERMQKLMEEIRKREDIILFIDEIHEIVGAGSAGDGNMDAGNILKPALARGELQMVGATTLNEYRIIEKDAALERRMQPVKVDEPTVEETIIILKGVQKKYEDYHHVKYTDAAIEAAANLSNRYIQDRFLPDKAIDLLDEAGSKMNLTLNFVDPKVIDQRLIEAENLKAQATREEDFEKAAYFRDQIAKYKEMQKNKVTDQDTPIISEKTIEHIIEQKTNIPVGELKEKEQSQLIHLADDLKAHVIGQDEAVDKIAKAIRRNRVGLGTPNRPIGSFLFVGPTGVGKTELSKQLAIELFGSADSMIRFDMSEYMEKHSVAKLVGAPPGYVGYDEAGQLTEKVRRNPYSLILLDEVEKAHPDVMHMFLQVLDDGRLTDGQGRTVSFKDAIIIMTSNAGTGKAEASVGFGAAREGRTNSVLGELGNFFSPEFMNRFDGIIEFKPLSKDNLLQIVELMLADVNKRLSSNNIHLDVTDKVKEKLVDLGYDPKMGARPLRRTIQDHIEDAITDFYLENPSEKDLKAVMTSNGNIQIKSAKKTEKTEEIASEIEE, translated from the coding sequence ATGCTCTGTCAAAACTGTAAAATTAACGACTCAACAATTCATCTGTATACCAATATCAATGGACAGCAAAAGCAAATTGATCTCTGTCAAAATTGCTATAAAATTATCAAAACAGATCCAAATAATACCCTCTTTAAAGGAATGACTGACTTAAACAATCATGACTTTGATCCTTTCGGCGACTTTTTCAATGATTTGAACAATTTCAAACCTTCTTCTAATAACGTCCCTCCAACTCAATCTGGTGGAGGATATGGAGGAAACGGTGGTTATGGACCTCAAAACCGAGGCCCACTTCAAACACCTCCTAGTCAAGAAAAAGGACTCCTAGAGGAATATGGTATCAATATTACTGAGATTGCTCGTCGGGGAGATATTGACCCTGTTATCGGTCGAGATGAGGAGATTATCCGCGTTATCGAAATCCTAAACCGTCGAACCAAGAACAACCCTGTCCTTATCGGAGAACCAGGTGTTGGTAAAACAGCCGTTGTCGAAGGGCTAGCTCAGAAGATTGTCGATGGCGATGTTCCCTATAAACTCCAAGGCAAGCAGGTCATCCGTCTGGATGTAGTCAGTCTAGTCCAAGGAACAGGTATTCGAGGCCAATTTGAAGAACGTATGCAAAAGCTCATGGAAGAAATTCGCAAACGCGAGGACATCATCCTCTTTATCGACGAAATCCATGAAATTGTTGGTGCAGGGTCAGCAGGTGATGGCAATATGGATGCAGGCAATATCCTCAAACCAGCCCTTGCCCGTGGTGAATTGCAAATGGTCGGAGCCACTACTCTCAATGAATACCGTATCATTGAAAAAGATGCTGCTTTGGAACGCCGTATGCAGCCTGTCAAAGTTGATGAACCAACTGTCGAAGAAACCATTATCATCCTCAAAGGGGTTCAAAAGAAATACGAAGACTACCATCACGTCAAGTACACAGACGCTGCTATCGAAGCTGCTGCAAATCTTTCCAATCGCTATATCCAAGACCGCTTCTTGCCAGACAAGGCTATTGACCTGTTAGATGAAGCTGGTTCTAAGATGAATCTGACGCTGAACTTTGTTGATCCTAAAGTGATTGATCAGCGTTTAATTGAAGCTGAGAATCTCAAGGCTCAAGCTACTCGAGAGGAAGACTTTGAAAAGGCTGCCTATTTCCGCGATCAGATTGCCAAGTACAAGGAAATGCAGAAGAACAAGGTGACCGATCAGGATACTCCTATCATTAGCGAGAAAACAATCGAACATATCATTGAGCAGAAAACCAATATCCCTGTTGGAGAACTCAAAGAAAAAGAACAGTCTCAGCTTATCCATCTAGCAGACGACCTCAAAGCTCATGTCATTGGTCAAGATGAAGCTGTCGATAAGATTGCTAAGGCCATCCGTCGTAATCGTGTTGGACTTGGAACTCCTAACCGCCCAATCGGAAGCTTCCTCTTTGTCGGACCAACTGGTGTCGGTAAGACAGAACTTTCCAAACAACTAGCCATTGAGCTCTTTGGTTCTGCTGACAGCATGATTCGCTTTGATATGAGTGAATACATGGAAAAACACAGTGTGGCTAAATTGGTCGGAGCCCCTCCAGGCTATGTAGGCTATGACGAAGCTGGTCAACTGACTGAAAAAGTTCGTCGCAATCCTTACTCTCTCATCCTTCTCGATGAAGTTGAAAAAGCCCACCCAGATGTGATGCACATGTTCCTTCAAGTATTGGACGATGGTCGTTTGACTGATGGGCAAGGACGAACAGTTAGCTTTAAAGATGCTATCATTATCATGACTTCAAATGCGGGTACCGGTAAGGCCGAAGCCAGCGTTGGTTTTGGAGCTGCTCGTGAAGGTCGAACCAACTCTGTCCTCGGTGAACTCGGTAACTTCTTTAGCCCAGAGTTTATGAACCGTTTTGACGGCATCATCGAATTTAAACCTCTCAGCAAGGACAACCTTCTCCAAATCGTCGAACTCATGCTAGCGGATGTCAACAAACGCCTCTCTAGCAACAATATCCACCTCGATGTGACAGACAAGGTCAAGGAAAAGTTGGTTGACTTAGGTTATGATCCAAAAATGGGGGCACGCCCACTCCGCCGTACTATTCAAGACCATATCGAGGATGCCATCACTGACTTCTACCTTGAAAACCCAAGTGAAAAAGACCTCAAGGCAGTTATGACAAGCAATGGCAATATTCAAATCAAATCTGCCAAAAAAACTGAGAAAACAGAAGAGATTGCTTCTGAAATAGAAGAATAA
- a CDS encoding amino acid ABC transporter permease, whose amino-acid sequence MNFSFLPKYLPYFNYGALITVLISILVVCLGTIIGVLLAFAQRSRFKPLVWFANVYVWIFRGTPMMVQIMIAFALMHINAPTIQVGILGVDLSRLIPGILIISMNSGAYVSETVRAGINAVPKGQLEAAYSLGIRPKNAMRYVILPQAIKNILPALGNEFITIIKDSSLLSAIGVMELWNGATTVATTTYLPLTPLLFAAFYYLIMTSVLTVALKAFEKHIGQGDKK is encoded by the coding sequence ATGAATTTTTCTTTTTTACCAAAGTATTTACCATATTTTAACTATGGTGCTCTGATTACCGTATTGATTTCCATCCTTGTTGTCTGCTTAGGGACCATTATAGGTGTGTTACTGGCCTTTGCCCAACGTTCACGCTTTAAACCGCTCGTTTGGTTTGCAAATGTGTATGTTTGGATCTTCCGTGGTACTCCAATGATGGTTCAAATAATGATTGCCTTTGCCCTTATGCATATCAATGCTCCGACTATTCAAGTGGGAATTTTAGGAGTTGATCTTTCTCGTTTGATTCCTGGTATTCTGATTATTTCTATGAACAGTGGTGCTTATGTTTCAGAAACTGTTCGTGCGGGGATCAATGCGGTTCCTAAAGGGCAGTTAGAGGCTGCATATTCTCTAGGTATTCGTCCGAAAAATGCCATGCGTTATGTCATTTTGCCACAAGCTATCAAAAATATTCTTCCAGCTCTTGGAAACGAATTTATCACCATTATCAAGGATAGTTCCCTCTTATCAGCGATTGGGGTGATGGAGTTGTGGAATGGTGCAACGACAGTAGCAACAACAACTTATTTACCGTTGACTCCTCTTTTATTTGCAGCCTTTTACTATTTGATTATGACCTCTGTTTTGACAGTGGCGTTGAAAGCATTTGAAAAACATATTGGACAAGGAGACAAGAAATAA
- a CDS encoding bifunctional DnaQ family exonuclease/ATP-dependent helicase → MNARNDRYVVVDLEATSTGSKAKIIQVGIVVIENGEIIDQYATDVNPHEPLDSHIKELTGLTDQRLAAAPEFSQVAGKIFELVKDGIFVAHNVQFDANLLAEFLFFEGYELRTPRVDTVELAQVLYPQFEKYNLGILCQELGIELEHAHTALSDAQATAELLLYMRQKLFELQKGLLESLLKLADNLLYESYLVIEEVYQQQSLLSSPDLMELHGLFLRKESKALVPQKLSKDFAKNISLLGLEERPQQLDFAEKVEQLLEEHQTSFIQAQTGLGKTYGYLLPALNSESEAGILVSVPTKILQNQIMQEEGQRLKEVFHLEIHSLKGPQNYLKLDAFHRVLHRPESNRLFTRFKMQLLIWLTETETGDLDEIGQLYRYQHFLPELVHDGKLSKKSLFATEDFWKRGQEKAKTSRVLLTNHAYLVTRLEDNPEFVDNRLVILDEAQKMLLALENLAQQAYRLEELVTQIEKSLESVEDLVQKRLLESIGFECRYLIEHYQSGLKNGKWLDSLEELRQHFSELALPEYRETANFFTSDREFWLATAEKSSKDVLICSSKKGRFILADLLPEDCRLLGVSATLEISNRVSLADLLGFPDAPLVRLDVAKQEQQEVYLIDDFPLVTEVSPVDYASEVASVIRSLQAFQEPLLVLFTSKEMLLAVSDLLDQPHLAQYKNGEPSQLKKRFEKGERQILLGTGSFWEGVDFSTHPCVIQVIPRLPFQNPHEPLTKKLNQELRQEGKNPFYDYQLPMAIIRLKQALGRTVRRSDQGSVAVILDSRVVSKRYGKQIAQALSKERAVQVLSRERLEPAVADFLQSHRNRMKEKSKKEKR, encoded by the coding sequence ATGAATGCGAGAAATGATCGGTATGTGGTCGTTGATTTAGAGGCGACCAGCACCGGAAGCAAGGCAAAAATTATTCAAGTAGGCATTGTGGTGATTGAGAATGGTGAAATCATTGATCAGTATGCGACCGATGTCAATCCCCATGAACCCTTGGATTCTCATATCAAAGAATTAACGGGTCTGACCGATCAGCGTTTGGCTGCGGCACCAGAGTTTTCTCAGGTGGCCGGAAAAATTTTTGAATTGGTTAAGGACGGTATTTTTGTTGCGCACAATGTACAGTTTGATGCCAACCTTCTTGCAGAATTTCTCTTTTTTGAAGGATATGAATTGCGTACACCGCGGGTGGATACAGTTGAGCTTGCCCAAGTTCTATATCCTCAGTTTGAAAAGTATAACTTAGGTATCCTTTGTCAAGAGTTGGGCATTGAGCTGGAACATGCCCATACTGCCCTGTCAGATGCTCAGGCAACAGCTGAACTCTTGCTCTACATGCGTCAAAAACTATTTGAGTTACAAAAAGGGCTCTTAGAAAGCTTGCTAAAACTTGCAGACAACCTTCTCTATGAAAGTTATCTGGTGATTGAGGAGGTCTATCAGCAACAATCTCTCTTATCTTCGCCCGACTTGATGGAACTTCATGGGCTTTTCCTCAGAAAGGAAAGCAAAGCCTTAGTCCCACAAAAGTTATCCAAAGACTTTGCTAAAAACATTTCTTTATTGGGGCTGGAGGAACGTCCACAGCAGCTGGATTTTGCGGAGAAGGTTGAGCAATTATTGGAAGAACACCAAACTTCCTTTATCCAAGCCCAAACGGGACTGGGCAAGACTTATGGTTATCTCCTTCCAGCTTTGAACTCGGAGAGTGAAGCTGGAATCCTAGTGAGCGTTCCGACCAAAATTCTTCAAAATCAAATCATGCAAGAAGAAGGTCAGCGCTTAAAAGAGGTCTTCCATCTGGAAATTCATAGTCTCAAGGGGCCTCAAAATTACTTGAAACTGGATGCCTTTCACCGAGTCCTCCATCGACCGGAGTCCAATCGCCTTTTCACACGTTTTAAAATGCAACTGCTCATCTGGTTAACAGAGACAGAGACTGGTGACTTGGACGAAATCGGGCAGCTTTATCGCTACCAGCACTTTCTGCCGGAACTAGTCCACGATGGTAAGCTTTCAAAGAAAAGTTTATTTGCTACAGAGGATTTTTGGAAACGAGGGCAGGAAAAGGCCAAGACCAGTCGCGTTCTCTTGACTAATCATGCCTATCTGGTCACTCGTTTGGAAGACAATCCAGAGTTTGTCGACAACCGTTTGGTGATCTTGGATGAAGCTCAAAAAATGCTGCTAGCCCTTGAAAATCTAGCCCAGCAGGCTTACCGCCTTGAGGAACTTGTAACTCAAATTGAAAAGTCCTTGGAGTCAGTGGAGGATTTGGTTCAGAAACGCTTGCTTGAGAGTATCGGCTTTGAATGTCGTTACTTGATAGAGCACTATCAGTCAGGTCTGAAGAATGGAAAGTGGTTGGATTCTCTTGAAGAGTTGCGCCAGCATTTTTCGGAGTTAGCTCTCCCAGAGTATAGAGAGACTGCAAACTTTTTCACGTCGGACCGTGAATTTTGGCTTGCTACAGCAGAAAAATCGAGCAAGGATGTCTTGATTTGTTCAAGCAAAAAAGGCCGCTTTATACTAGCAGACCTATTGCCAGAAGATTGTAGGCTCCTAGGAGTATCGGCCACTCTTGAAATCAGCAATCGGGTTTCCTTAGCAGATTTACTGGGATTCCCAGATGCTCCACTTGTTAGGCTTGATGTAGCAAAGCAGGAACAACAAGAAGTCTATCTAATTGATGACTTTCCTCTCGTTACCGAAGTTTCACCTGTTGACTATGCTAGTGAAGTGGCTTCTGTCATTCGAAGCTTACAAGCCTTTCAAGAACCCTTATTGGTCTTGTTTACCTCAAAAGAAATGTTGCTGGCAGTTTCGGACCTGCTCGACCAACCTCATCTAGCTCAGTATAAAAATGGGGAACCAAGCCAACTGAAAAAACGTTTTGAAAAAGGTGAGCGCCAGATCTTGCTTGGAACAGGTAGTTTCTGGGAAGGGGTTGATTTTTCAACCCATCCTTGTGTAATTCAAGTGATTCCGAGATTGCCTTTCCAAAATCCCCATGAACCGTTAACCAAAAAATTAAACCAGGAACTGCGTCAAGAAGGGAAAAATCCTTTCTATGATTATCAGTTGCCGATGGCGATCATTCGGCTAAAACAAGCCTTGGGTCGTACTGTTAGACGATCTGACCAAGGTTCGGTCGCTGTAATCTTAGACAGCCGTGTTGTCAGCAAGCGTTACGGCAAACAAATCGCTCAGGCCTTGTCAAAAGAAAGGGCTGTTCAGGTTCTTTCTAGAGAACGGCTAGAGCCTGCTGTAGCTGATTTTCTCCAATCCCATCGCAATAGAATGAAAGAAAAATCTAAGAAAGAGAAAAGG
- a CDS encoding DUF1797 family protein has product MESHLVRIINRLEAMTKDGGNLKRNFEREGVVVAEVAYSHDEENGSLFTLRDVEARETYTFDSIDLIAMEIYELLY; this is encoded by the coding sequence ATGGAATCACATTTGGTTAGAATCATTAACCGCCTAGAAGCAATGACAAAAGATGGTGGAAATCTAAAACGTAATTTTGAACGTGAAGGTGTTGTTGTCGCAGAAGTTGCATACAGCCATGACGAAGAAAACGGATCACTCTTCACCCTTCGCGATGTAGAAGCTCGTGAAACTTATACATTTGATAGCATTGATTTGATTGCAATGGAGATCTACGAACTCCTTTACTAA